The window TCAGCTTTCATGAAATACGCTAAAAATGCAGTCACAGTGACATCAAAGCTACTGACCTGGATTAAAACCCAAACCCGCTGTCCAAACTTTTGGCCAGATGGCGAGGCCATTCTCCAATATGAGATATAGCGCCCTGGAAGCTCTGGAGAGATGAAATCAATGGTGACATCAAGCTCCTGGTCTACCTGCAATCCAGCAGCAGGAACCTGGCAAACAGACACAACCAGATGCATATTAAGAATTTCTCTTGACACAACCATAGAGCTATCTAGAGGGAAGGGAACTACTTGAAAAGCATACTAGATACACAACAATTTAGAAACATTAACAACTAGAATCAATTACTATACAAGGTTATATAAAGTATAACAACCTAACTGCCCAAGTCATAATCCCAGCAAACCTTATCACAtccccccccccaaaaaaaaacacgCACAGACGTACGAAAAAGCAAACACCATAtgtgtaaaaaaaatgctaaacAAGGAACCATACAAATTCCAGAAATGGGATGTAGTCCTAGCAAATGaagatatttaatgaattaaaattttttatcatatgcAATAGAATATCACTTACTTGAACTTCAGTAGAAAGGGTATCAGTCAATTTATCGCCTCCAATCCAAACAAGTTGTGTTTTTTGGGGCCATGCAACTCTACCATTGTTCCTCATCCGCCATATCTTGGTAAATGGAGTGAAAGGTGCCATAACAGTACCATCAAATATGTTAACATCTTGAATGAAGCGACTATCTAGCTTCACCGAACTTAGTTTGACCTTAGAACCTCTGTAAACATGAGGGAACACACCCTGGTCCCTAACCCGAAAATGTGGCAAATGATGTCGATAAACTACTGGGGTTTCCATTCTGACATAATCATTGCCATTCCCCATTTTGTCATAGCATACACGGCACAAGTCATAATTCACCTTCCTGCAAGTGGAAAACTCTTGTTAGTAACAATAACCCAAATTATATCTAACTAATCAAATTCATAAGTAAATAGACTCATATGAGTTCTTACACTTTAGACTTGAATCTGGGGCCAACTATAGGATGGACGCCACAACCATCACAACAAACCCCCCGATGTACGATATTCCCACCAGTATCATTTTGAAAATGGCTTCTCCTAAAGAGATTTGCCTCAGAAGCAGAAAGTGGTGGAGCAGCTGAGATATTTTCTAGTAGTGTACCAGAAAATGGGCATGCATTCATGCCACCAAAACCACCAAGTGAGCCCAAACCTTCACCACTTTTGTAAGGAGATGTTTCCTTCTTGAGATCATCAATTATGGAAGATCTCACATTTCCGGGGCCATTCACACGATCAGAGAAAATATCACACTGATCACGTGGGTTTGGTCCAAATTCTGCAGCCTTTTCAATCTGATAATGGAGATTCGGACCAACTTCTGCAGCCTTGCCAACATTAATTGCAATTGCTGGAGGGTTACTCGACAGGTTCGACTTTCCATTAGAACATTCACCATTCATCCTGACCTTTTCTCTGCCACGAATAGTAAAGGGAACACCACCTGATTCAGGCTTGCCACTGGAATTCTCAGATTCAAGGGCTGCAGCCACAGCATTAAAGTCAAAAGTTGGACAATCCTTCCTCGGCCCAGTAACATTTTTAACTTTGACCTCCTTCTTTTCAGTGCTAGCAGATGTCTTAGGCTTTTCCACTGTGGCAGAACCCTTGACGTGTTCAGCATATTTGTTATCTGCAGCTGAGCTACTCTCAGGAACAACATTCTGCATGTTAGACATCGGTGCAGAGACCGAACGCTGGCCCAAATAGGATAAGCTGACTTTAGACAGGTTGTCAACCATGTCACAGATACCAGGAGAAGTGGATGTCGCCTTAGATGCCAACTCTTCGGAAAGTTTCACAAGTGCTTCACGCAGAGGCTCAGGGACATTCCTCAGAACCTCAGACACACCAGCACTCAGATTTGGTAGAGGGTGCACAGGAGCGGACCTTAGAAGTGTGGAACTAAGGTTAGGATAAGTTGGACTGTCAATTTTATCACTCTTCACTTTCACAGTTACTCTTACGGGGTTAAGGCCCTGTTTCACGACGTCACGaagatcatcatcatcaacaagAGCAACATCATCCCCATCTTCATCAACATACGTAAGCATGAGATCGGTATCAGGAGAAAAGCTGAAGAGGGAGAGGATCTTCCCTCTCAGCACATCCATGTTCACAGTAAGTTTGTCATCAATAGGAGCATTGAAACGCCTAAGAATATCCCCATACTTGACCTGCGGAAAGCAACACAAAATGTAAGAACtccaagaaagaaaataatagtaacaGAGTTCAACATAAGCGAATAAACCCCTTAAAACAAGTACTACTATACAAAAGGAAGCATTTTATAGAACACGTGATTGATTCAAAAAGCAAGATTATGAAATACAAATTGCAGTCATATGCCATAACTATTACAATTAAAGTGTAAATGTGAAAAAGTTGTAAactccaaaattaattaatattgtcaACAAAATCAGTAATTGATTACAGACAAAAATACACGAACAGAAGTATCCGAACCACAAACTccattaaaaaacaaacacgaAGGTACAGTCAAGATTAGATTTTTCACCACCAAATTCACGAATAGAACAAAAACACTCACAGCGCAAagcagaaaaaaataaaattacaaaactcAACGCGCAGAGAATAATTTAAACCATAAACTATatgaagaaaacaaacaagaaGTACAGTCAAGTAAAGATTTTACCTaccaaaaattgcaaataaaaaCGAACAAAGATACATTCAACGAAACAAGCCAAAAATAAACCACAATTCCAAATAAGccactaaaaaggaaagtgataATGGActgataacaaaaaaaaaaataccttgATCACCACAGTAGACGGAGCCTCCATAGCTAATAGCGTTCCAGGTAAGCCGCAAACAGAATCCAGCACTCAATCGAAGCCAAGCCCCAaccctagaaaataaaattcgtAAATTTTCCAACAAAATCAACGGCGAAAGagcaaataatataaatcctCACAACGATTAGTCAGGTTTTGATCGAAATCACGGCGATCCACGCGTATCCGTGAGCCGCGTCAAAGTATGGATTATCACAACGAGTGAGGGAGAGGTTAGAGAGATACTGAAACGCCACGCATTTTGTGTGTATGAAGTTATATATAGAAGGAAGGTGAGTATGTGAAGAGTGTGATCTCAAATTTTGCAATATcgttttacttttatttattttttttattattcgatTAATTAACATTTCTTAGCCAATTAATTCATTGCTTTTCTTGCTGCCAAAGGAAACGAGAAAATCAATGAGCTTATCAAGTGGAAGAATCGAGTGGTTGAGCAATTGGTTGATAGCGTGTTACGCGGTCCTTTAATTGGTGAAATTAATGTAGTTGATATACATTGCTTACATGTGATGCACTGGATTTTTACCCCTATTTGGTCATTAACAAATCTTATCTTTCGttctttcaaatttattacattaatttatttacaaattatactattataatttatcattaaacactaataataatatagataatactatccactaacactattttaactatcattcttcttgtctcttttattttacaaactAAGGATTAATTTCAGtatcatatcaaatatttttatttttgtagaaCTGAAGGtgtagttatttttaaaatgaatttcaaatttattagtgACAATAAATATAAGTAGAATGAACGTACCATTTTTCTAATTCTCTTTATataattgtttaaaatttgtgttgagttaaaataaaacacatattaGAAGAGGAACAAAGTATCATTGAAGATTATTAACttgtttttgttattaaaCCATAAAAGGATAGAAAAGACTTTCTTGAAGTATCATGagcaaaaataacaaataacaaataacATACACTTGCACAATATATAAGAAGAATTTTCAAACTCggtggaaaatatatttagaagGAGCTTTTGATTTAGTTGCTTATGcaacaattaaatgatgtaGCGTGTATATTTAAAACTAGGCCGACACAAGTTTATTTAAAGCTTTTGACTTTTCGTGTAACCCAAcatattatttatagaaaagtttaaaaattaaaagagttGGCCTTTGGCATTCtcaaaaagttaaattttttccattaatttttagtttgttgaataatattatgaattttatctgtatttattattttctatcagtaaaaaaattcaggcaaataatatcattataagTACTTTTTTTCGTAATATTTCCCTCtgtccgcaaataggagtctcgtttttacattttaattcGACCGCAATTAGGAGTCTCAGTTCATTTGTACTATGCATGGTAGTAGATCGAGTCAcacattctactcacatttcatttaaaattaatactccctccatgcCGCTATAAGTGAGACATTTCGTTTAGGTCGTTGTTTTGCGAAAAggacaataaataattagggtggagaaaaagtaaaataagtaagagaataatgtaattacatctctcttctatattattatctctTATACTTTACTTTCTCGCCACTCTAACTACGCTtccgtcccacgttacttgaggcATTTTTTTTCAACACGGGATTTAATCAAGTTGTgtagtgagttaaataaagtagataagataataaactaagagagagaagtgagagtaaactaaaagaaagaataaagtagtagtgattagatgttttgtttttagtcaaaaagagaaatgactcaagtaaatTGGAACAATCCAAAATGGAATtcgactcaagtaacttgggacagagagaatatttattatcatcttcGCAAAACAACGGCAAAAAAAGAAACGTTTAACTtataatgggacagagggagtatatagaaGTGAGACCCATATTCCAGTAACTTTTATTCCATGAGATGACACCATGTGTCCCAACAATACCACATGTTCTAGCAAAAACTCATCTTTACTCAACTTAGCATAGAGTTGTTCATCTCGCCGAACTTGAAATACTAACTGCAAGTGATTAACATGTCCATCTGTACTTCATGAATATAATAGTAAGTCAATAGAAATAATCACTAACTGATCCAGGAATAGTTGAGAGTTCATCAATGCCATAAATAATTGTAGGTGCAATAGTTAATTTGAAAGGCATAATCAAAACTCATAATGGTCGTACTGAGTTCAAAATGGTGTCTCTGCAATATTCTCTTTAGCTATCTTCAACTGATGATATCTTGATCGAAAATCTGTACTCGAAAACAGTCGCATACcttaaaattgatcaaataagtCTTCTATTCTcgataatatatatttattcttcacTGTTACTTGATTCGACATTCAATAGTGCATATAAAATCGCAATGTGCagtctttcttcttcaaatatGATATTGGTGCACTTTAAGATGAAACATTGGGTCGTATAAATCTCCTAGTAGACAACTCTTGTAACAGATTCTTAAATTCTTGAAACTCTAATGAAGACGGTTAataagtagaaataaaaataaatgcgGTGCTCAATAGAGAAATATGTCTCCTGATAAGGTGAAAATCCAGATAAATCTGCACttccaataaatcaaaagaccgatatagataatataagaaaacctGGAACAATATATTGATTACCATAAAATACTCACTCGATCTCATCTCGATGATTATATTACCATTTATTTTACTTGACAAGCTACCTTGGTTCGATGAAGTGAAAACCAATCTATAcccataataatatcaaaacttGTGTATGAACAAGAGAATCAATATCCACAAGCAGCTCAACTGAATTAACTCGCAACTAGTTCTCTAGAAAACCGtgtatattgaaataatgtcagCTCATAATCAACAAACATAGTTCCTTAATTAAAGACAAAACCTTCCCTGCTTCTTATCACAATACACTTCTCTGCATATATTTAGCATTGAATTCTCTAGAAAAATTGTCTGAACTGAATACCAAAGGTTGTATCATAGCTTGTGGGACTGTTTCCCACCAAGAGTAAGTATAGCTTCAAAGAAGAGATACCATATAATCAAAAACTTCTTCTGACATACAACTCATCTGATTGAACACCGGTTCTATCACTTTTAACTATATCCCAGCCTCAGTCAGATTAGTCCcataaaatcaacaacttCTACTTTTCCGAgctctttaaattttctacCTCTTTACCTCATCATTGGTCCCTGTactctttattataaaagcCTGGGTAATCCCCATATGATGCAGTATGTATATGAGatgttataattaattgatgatgCAGGGCGGCTGACTTTTCTCTCCTAAGTGACACATGTTCACGATAATACAAATGCAAATGAAACTTATGAACAAAATGTATCATACGATATGCACGAATGCTATGTCCCAGCGGGATTCTAAGCCTGCTCTGATGCCACCTAAActgtcacacctcaacccttatgacgtatacacttactataaataaattcacatcatttaaaataaataatccacacgtcaagtaaataaaaaacacattatataatttcaaaaaccaacatttatcaagtacatatttcagAACATTCTAAACCATAGTGgaaccctctcaccactctatatactaaacatttatctacatgcaaaaatgataaggaaaagaagatgtcaaaatgcgtcagccgccgaccctgatAACATGTGCAGTTCCTACGACCCATGTCAATGAATAATTtcactgatatcttattcctgaaaaatattagtggtttatatgagccacaactcagtgtatataaaccttatctttaattccacatcccagatatcaatatattctttaaccaacatatataataataaccaacaaatattagaaacaatttcatgtacatatgcatatgccactctgttcagtttattattctgtgactggtcaagcctggtatctgcccgggatttccattgtatacgacccAAAGGtcccttttaattatttgacctttccacgaatgccctttgataagtcgtattctaagccttggttactggtcagtatgtcgtgaaatgcatgtattctCTGCAAAACAGCTTGCTCAAGTGTGCGGGattgaaggatccaagtcagtaggagacgattcaggtgacgcaagtgaaaagggtaccagaagggtgcgatactgactaggatgcatgccagataaaaggctcgagatggagaaggaggatagatgggatgatcattgacaagggcaaaaaggtcaaaacgcgggagaagtctaccctaaaagcaaggtcaagcctccctataaaagaagccacttggagagagagaaggagttcgATCAAAGCCCCTTTAGAATTGGTTCCGTAGAGTTTAGTTTTCGAAGTTCTCGGTTCTcaacacacttagtagaattctctctagaagatcatccttcagcattatcccacttctcgttcctcgccacagccatggtcacttgacgtccagagtttgccggagaagtcatcagtccgccgttccagccagttatcgtagcagtgtagtagtatcattGCCAGGAGAAGctaccacccaagagagccgacccaggtatgtttacccTACCTataacaattggagatgtgaaaatcgagcatgcaatgtgtgatctaggagcatctatcaatgttatgccgttatccatttataatcggttaaagggggtaaaattgtcgaatactagggtgttgatccaactggctgataggtcatgtatcaatcctgagggtgtgttagaaaatgtattGGTCAGGATACAGAACTTTACTTATcccgctgatttttatgtcattaaaatgagtgaaccagaagctagggagtctagcgggatattgttaggaagaccatttttaagaacGGCTAAAACAATTGTGGATATGGCCGAGGGGACAATATGCATTGActttaatggtgagaaatttgtctttgacatcaatgaagccatgaaaaaaccaatagattctgaaaatctatgttatgttgatgtaattgaccccttagtccaagaatttcttgagaccgaattaTTGCAGGAAAAACTCCAAGCCTTGGATGTGTATGCCTAGGTTGATGTGGAAGCAGCTGCATGGTGTGATCTGATCAGTAGCCGGGGGTTAACTGACAAAGAGATCGAAGAAGCAATTACGGAATTCTGTCAGAAGTCAGAACTAGCAGGATCCGTAGGGGCCGTGGTACCGGCCAGTATGGAGGAAAAATCAGATGCTGAACAAGAACAAGAGGAGGGTTCAAAGAAGAACCCTCTACCTACAGAAACACACTACCCCCGCAAgtggagttgaaaaagttgccaGCGAATcttaagtatgcctacctAGGGGAGGAAGACTCATTCCCTGTAATCATCAATAGCGGGCTGACTGAAGAGCAAGAGGCAAGACTACTAACCGTGCtgagcaaaaacaagaaggcTATTGGATGGAGCCTTACGGACCTGGTAGGTATAAGCCCGGAcgtctgcatgcaccacattaggCTGGAGGATGGAGCCAAGGCGCATAGAGATTCTCAAAGAAAGgtgaacccaaacatgcgAGAAGAGATACTGAAGGAAATCTTGAAGTTGCTCTCACTGGGCATTATATACTCGGTGCCAGATAGTGAATGGGTTAGCCCAATCCATATGGTCCCCAAGAAGTCAGGGATCCAGGTGATTAAGAATGAGAGAAATGAGCTAGTGCCCACCAGACTAGTTACCGGGTGGCGAATGTGCATAGATTACCGGAAGCTGAACAATGCAACCAGGAAGGACCATTTTCCCCTGCCATTCATCGATCAAATGCTGGAGCGACTGGCTGGGAGGAAGTACTTCTGCTTTTTGGATGGGTACAGTGGTTACTTTCAAATCTATGTGGACCCGGAGGACCAGGATAAGACCACGTTCACTTGCCCGTTTGGAACCTATGCGTATAGGCGTATGCCATTTGGTCTATGCAACGCCCCCGGTACTTTCCAACGGtgcatgatgagcatattctcggatttgattgaagattgtatagagatctttatggatgatttcactgtcTATGGAGACTCTTTCGACTCGTGCTTGCAACATTTGGATGTGGTGCTAGAAAGGTGTCAAGCAAAGAGTCTGGtcttaaattttgagaaatgccactttatgGTTACAGAAGGAATTGTTCTAGGACACGTGGTGTCAGAAAAGGGGATCCAGGTGGATCAAGCTAAAGTGGATGTCATATCCAAACTACCCTTCCCTACTGATCAGAAAGGAATAAGAGGTTTCCTTGGCCATGCTGGATTTTATCgaagatttatcaaggatttcgccaaGATTGCCCAACCTCTTACCAGGCTTCTCCAGAACGAGGTGGAGTTCGTCTTCGATGAGCATTGCAAGGCTGCTTTCAACCTccttaaggaaaaattgatttctgcACCGATCATTCAGGCTCCTGACTGGGATCACCCCTTCgaggtgatgtgcgatgcTAGTGACTATGCAGTGGGGGCCGTACTGGGTCAGaagatcgatgggaaaaggtacgtgatattctatgcatcaAAAACCCTGAATCAAGCCCAAcggaattatgacaccaccgagaaggagatgttggcgGTTGTCTATTCATTCGAGAAGTTCAGGCAGTACCTACTGGGATCCAGAGTCATCGTCTATACTGATCATGCGGCGATCAAGTATCTCATTGCGAAGAAGGAGTCAAAGCCCCGACTAATCAGATGGGTGCTGCTTTTACAAGAATTCGACTGGGAGGTAGAAGACAAGAAGGGAGTTGAGAACAAGGTAGCGgaccacttgagcagaataataCAAGAAGGGAACAGTGAAGATGTAAGGGATCGATTCCCGGAAGAGCATTTATGTGAAGTAATTTTCTCCGCAAGGAAGATCGATTGGGAAGAAGTGATGAGACTCACTGGTCAGGACGCAACAACCAAGGGCAAGGAGAAAGTGGGACAGGAACCCTGGTATGCGGACTTGGCAAACTACCTAGTAACAGGAGAGCTGCCAATGGTGCCAAACGTGACAAAggctcagaggatgaagatcaagagcgaAGCAAAGTATTATTTCTGGGACGACCCATACTTGTGGAAGGCAGGAGCAGACCAGGTCATTAGAAGATGTGTTCCTGACTGGGAGCAACGGGATGTACTGACGCACTGCCACtccttggcatgtggaggacATTTCGGGCCAAGGAAGACTGCCAGAAAAGTGCTAGATAGCGGATTCTACTGGCCGACCCTGAATAGAGATGCATACGAGTTCTGCAAGGGCTGTGACCGTTGCCAACTGACCGGTGGGATCTCCGCGAGGGACGAAATGCCGCAAGTTCCAGTAATAGTTTGTGAGGTGTTCGACATCTGGGgtatggacttcatgggtccTTTTCCCTCATCTTATGGGAACTCCTACATCCTGGTGGCAGTTGACTACGTATCAAAATGGATAGAAGCCAAGGCCACAAGCACTTGTGAATCTAAGGAAGTCACCAAGTTCCTCAAGAGTCATATATTCAGCCGATTTGGGATACCAAGGGCAATCATCTCCGATCAAGGGACTCACTTCTGCAACCGAACGGTCGaagcattgatgaagaagtacgGAGTTCATCACCGCCTATCCAGTCCTTACCACCCTCAAGCCAACGGGCAAGCAGAGATCTCAAACAGGGAAATAAAGAGCATTTTAGAGAAGACAGTCAACCCCTCCAGAAAAGATTGGAGCACAAGGTTGGAAGATGCTCTGTGGGCATATCGGACAGCCTACAAAACTCCTATAGGGATGTCCCCCTATCGCATCGTCTTTGGGAAGATGTGTCACTTGCCAGTGGGAATTGAACACCGAGCATACTGGGCAGTACAACAGGTTAATGTGGATGCTAAGGCctgtgaagaggaaaggaagctACAACTACAAGAGCTGGAAGAACTCAGATTGGAGTCGTTCGActcagccatgtggtacaaggagaaaacaaagatgtggcacgacaaaaatctgagaaccaaggatctccaagttggtcagaaagtactactcttcCAGTCAAGATTGAAGCTAATGCCTGGGAAGCTCAAGTCCAAATGGGCAGGACCTTACATTATCACTGCGCTACGTGCTAATGGAGCGGTCGAGATTTCAGGGAGTATCCCTAACTCTGAACCTTTTGTCGTTAATGGACatagattgaaaatatatagggaaaatgaagaggtgtgtgtagtggaagaaattccactacaCTTTAAGAGCGTCTAAATGACCAGTAGGAAAGGGATTTGAAGTTCCACCTGGTCAACGTCATATGTATTGTACTTACTGACCGGGTAAAGCTTCAAATACCcttagtaatgatgtaaatattgtaaatatttggtaatttaatttaagttaagaaggaaaaacaacaaaaattttttttttcggatcttaaatattaattcggAGTTCGTACTGACCACGAGGATACTACTTGGGTGAAACTCTGAATTATATTAAAGAcccatttatttacttttttctatttctagcTAATTGAGAAGAGGGAGTTgagtaaaatttgaatttttgggcGTGTTGCAGCTTTGCAGGCGAGTGCAGAGGCTGGGAGGCGCGTGAAGCAAGGACGTGACAAGCAACGTCCAATCAGCTGCCAGCAAGCGCAACCGCCTTCCACACGAAGCGTCTCAACCGAGCGACCGCCTACAACcggtcaaaaccctcaactacCCACCCCTCTATAAAACACCCCACCGCCTACTACCCTTCACTTTACAAACCCTTACCTGCATTCTCTCACCCACAACCACCACCCCACTCCGAAAACCACCACCCACTACAGAAACCACCGCAAACCACCACCGGTACAGTCATGGCAAAGAGAAAGGCAACCAACAACCCGGCATCTACCACCGGCGAAGCCTCGTCAGAACTCCAGCCAGCAGCCGAGTCGCGGCCGCCAAGCCCACAACGATCACAACCACCGCCGACGACACAAATTCCGGCGATGGTTCCTTTAGACGCACTGGCGGCGTTTCTAAGGCAACAAGACCCCAACAGAGACTGGGCAACAACCCTAGCCGGATTTAGCCTAACCGGAGGAATGCCGACGACATCAAACCCTACCCCAACTGCAACCACAGAAAACCCACCCACCACCACCCCAAAAACCTCAATTCCAACGTCCGAAAATATTTCCCCAACAATTGCTGCACAATCAGAACCCTCCCACCCTTCTCCCATACACCAACAAACAGAGCCGCTGGACGTCAGCCCTCTTTCCGCCTACCAAGATCCCAACTGGGGAGAAACAGAAGACAAGGAGAGTGGAGGGAGAGCAAGCGAGAGCGAGAAAGGTGAAGCAGAGGAGATATTGGCCACTGAGGCCAAAATCGATGAAGCAGAGAGGGAGGGGATAGATCTGAACGCAATGGACAAGAAGCAAGGGTTAATGACGGAAGATGAATTCCAAGCGGTTTTGGGCAAGGGGGATAGGATCGTGGTAAACCCCGAAGGGGTGGCTGAGGTACTGGACCTCGCATCCCAGGCAGTAGGGAAGGGGGAAGCAACAAAGGAAGCGGAAAGGTCGGAAGGGGTAGCCCACCAATCAGTAGAGGAGAAGACAGACGAACAACCGAAAAGGGCCGAACAACTTGAGGAGGAGAGGCAAGAGCCAGACACACATCAAGAGGAAGCCTCAGTGGTAACTAAACCCAAGCCAGTAAAGAGGAGGCTAGTGTTGAAAAACGACCCCAAGGCAGAAAGGCAGAAACCCCAAAGAGTGTCACAGAGATG is drawn from Salvia hispanica cultivar TCC Black 2014 chromosome 6, UniMelb_Shisp_WGS_1.0, whole genome shotgun sequence and contains these coding sequences:
- the LOC125193277 gene encoding protein JOKA2 isoform X1; its protein translation is MEAPSTVVIKVKYGDILRRFNAPIDDKLTVNMDVLRGKILSLFSFSPDTDLMLTYVDEDGDDVALVDDDDLRDVVKQGLNPVRVTVKVKSDKIDSPTYPNLSSTLLRSAPVHPLPNLSAGVSEVLRNVPEPLREALVKLSEELASKATSTSPGICDMVDNLSKVSLSYLGQRSVSAPMSNMQNVVPESSSAADNKYAEHVKGSATVEKPKTSASTEKKEVKVKNVTGPRKDCPTFDFNAVAAALESENSSGKPESGGVPFTIRGREKVRMNGECSNGKSNLSSNPPAIAINVGKAAEVGPNLHYQIEKAAEFGPNPRDQCDIFSDRVNGPGNVRSSIIDDLKKETSPYKSGEGLGSLGGFGGMNACPFSGTLLENISAAPPLSASEANLFRRSHFQNDTGGNIVHRGVCCDGCGVHPIVGPRFKSKVKVNYDLCRVCYDKMGNGNDYVRMETPVVYRHHLPHFRVRDQGVFPHVYRGSKVKLSSVKLDSRFIQDVNIFDGTVMAPFTPFTKIWRMRNNGRVAWPQKTQLVWIGGDKLTDTLSTEVQVPAAGLQVDQELDVTIDFISPELPGRYISYWRMASPSGQKFGQRVWVLIQVDASTVKESPRDTVRNLNLNLPPASSSLNGLETISVDCEAVAEASRQKADNLKNTENELKFPINDSLLVGNGSEWSSSPSPASSSVAYPIIDLTDMEPPVPSDMELPVLSTSPAMYIPVLPPPPPPPPAVPIAVVPESVELPEKHLMEDKLLKELAEMGFKQVDLNKEVLRMNEYDLEQAVDDLCGVAEWDPILEELEEMGFRNTEMNKKLLKKNNGSIKRVVMDLIAGEEDV
- the LOC125193277 gene encoding protein JOKA2 isoform X2 gives rise to the protein MEAPSTVVIKVKYGDILRRFNAPIDDKLTVNMDVLRGKILSLFSFSPDTDLMLTYVDEDGDDVALVDDDDLRDVVKQGLNPVRVTVKVKSDKIDSPTYPNLSSTLLRSAPVHPLPNLSAGVSEVLRNVPEPLREALVKLSEELASKATSTSPGICDMVDNLSKVSLSYLGQRSVSAPMSNMQNVVPESSSAADNKYAEHVKGSATVEKPKTSASTEKKEVKVKNVTGPRKDCPTFDFNAVAAALESENSSGKPESGGVPFTIRGREKVRMNGECSNGKSNLSSNPPAIAINVGKAAEVGPNLHYQIEKAAEFGPNPRDQCDIFSDRVNGPGNVRSSIIDDLKKETSPYKSGEGLGSLGGFGGMNACPFSGTLLENISAAPPLSASEANLFRRSHFQNDTGGNIVHRGVCCDGCGVHPIVGPRFKSKVKVNYDLCRVCYDKMGNGNDYVRMETPVVYRHHLPHFRVRDQGVFPHVYRGSKVKLSSVKLDSRFIQDVNIFDGTVMAPFTPFTKIWRMRNNGRVAWPQKTQLVWIGGDKLTDTLSTEVQVPAAGLQVDQELDVTIDFISPELPGRYISYWRMASPSGQKFGQRVWVLIQVDASTVKESPRDTVRNLNLNLPPASSSLNGLETISVDCEAVAEASRQKADNLKNTENELKFPINDSLLVGNGSEWSSSPSPASSSVAYPIIDLTDMEPPVPSDMELPVLSTSPAMYIPVLPPPPPPPPAVPIAVVPESVELPEKHLMEDKLLKELAEMGFKQVDLNKEVLRMNEYDLEQAVDDLCGVAEWDPILEELEEMK